Proteins encoded by one window of Azospirillum brasilense:
- a CDS encoding multidrug effflux MFS transporter, which produces MSHTPVQTDAPAMTETRTAVIGTLIVTLGPLSLALYTPALPMLVEAFQTTPAALKLTLSVYFFGFAFSQLACGPLSDAYGRRPVALAFFVTYVLGSVVAALSGTIEWLLVGRALQGIGAAAGIAISRAIVRDQFTGQRSARILNLIGLMLAIVPAVAPTLGGVILGTVGWHAIFVVMTLYGLAVLTVFAVGTAETNRTRDRSAARPGPVLRNYRTLLTDRRFMRAGLVLGTTLGGLYTMAALLPFVMIERVGLSPTVFGFAMLLQTGSYTLGATLAGRLLRRVDAMRLIPYGLACVAVGGLGFALAPLTGEPTVTSVMAPTAIWAFGIALVMPGATSDALAGFPRMAGAASALIGFMQIGGGLAGTAVAALFADPYTATTAIMPGLASLSLLSYALLRVPASRRGHPAKPARPEDLEVAVDPVALVGAGGEEIEEALHQRRASGRKGG; this is translated from the coding sequence TCGGAACGCTGATCGTCACGCTGGGTCCGCTCAGCCTCGCGCTCTACACGCCGGCCCTGCCGATGCTGGTGGAGGCGTTCCAGACCACCCCGGCGGCGCTGAAGCTGACGCTCTCCGTCTATTTCTTCGGCTTTGCTTTCTCCCAGCTCGCCTGCGGACCGCTGTCCGACGCCTACGGTCGGCGGCCGGTCGCCCTGGCCTTCTTCGTCACCTACGTCCTGGGCAGCGTGGTGGCGGCCCTGTCGGGCACCATCGAGTGGCTGCTGGTCGGGCGGGCGTTGCAGGGCATCGGCGCGGCGGCGGGCATCGCCATTTCCCGCGCCATCGTGCGCGACCAGTTCACCGGGCAGCGATCGGCACGCATCCTCAACCTGATCGGGCTGATGCTGGCCATCGTGCCGGCGGTGGCGCCGACGCTGGGCGGGGTGATCCTGGGCACGGTGGGCTGGCACGCCATCTTCGTGGTGATGACGCTCTACGGCCTCGCCGTGCTGACCGTTTTCGCGGTGGGCACGGCGGAGACCAACCGGACGCGCGACCGCTCGGCGGCCCGTCCCGGCCCGGTGCTCCGCAACTACCGGACCCTGCTGACCGACCGGCGCTTCATGCGGGCGGGACTGGTGCTCGGCACGACGCTGGGCGGCCTCTACACCATGGCGGCCCTGCTGCCCTTCGTGATGATCGAGCGGGTGGGGCTGAGCCCGACCGTCTTCGGCTTCGCCATGCTGCTGCAGACCGGTTCCTACACGCTGGGGGCGACCCTGGCCGGGCGGCTGCTGCGCCGGGTCGACGCGATGCGGCTGATCCCCTACGGGCTGGCCTGCGTGGCCGTCGGCGGGCTCGGCTTCGCCCTGGCGCCCCTGACGGGCGAACCGACCGTGACGAGCGTGATGGCGCCGACCGCGATCTGGGCCTTCGGCATCGCCCTGGTCATGCCCGGGGCGACCAGCGACGCCCTGGCCGGCTTCCCCCGCATGGCCGGAGCGGCCTCGGCGCTGATCGGCTTCATGCAGATCGGCGGCGGGCTGGCCGGCACGGCGGTGGCCGCGCTGTTCGCCGATCCCTACACCGCGACGACGGCCATCATGCCGGGCCTCGCTTCGCTGTCGCTGCTGTCCTACGCGCTGCTGCGCGTGCCGGCATCCCGGCGCGGCCACCCGGCCAAGCCCGCCCGGCCGGAGGATCTGGAGGTTGCCGTGGACCCCGTCGCCCTGGTCGGCGCCGGCGGCGAGGAGATCGAGGAGGCGCTGCACCAGCGCCGGGCCTCCGGCCGCAAGGGAGGCTGA
- a CDS encoding LL-diaminopimelate aminotransferase, with product MSDSEFHRIKRLPPYVFAEVNAMKARARAAGEDIIDLGMGNPDQPTPQHIVDKLIEAVRDPKTHRYSNSRGIPGLRKAHAAYYKRRFNVDVDPESECIVTIGSKEGLANLAQAITSPGDIILVPNPSYPIHPFGFILAGASVRHLPVGQANGTSTDIDSFMIMLERAVRHSVPKPLALVLNYPSNPTAEVVGLDFYRPIVEFCRKHGIYILSDLAYAEVFFDGEPPPSILEIPEAREVAVEFTSMSKTYSMAGWRIGFATGNKKLITALARIKSYLDYGAFTPIQVAATAALNGPQDCVEQVRTMYRQRRDVMIEGLASAGWTVPSPSASMFAWAPIPEPFAHLGSLEFSKLLLQEAKVAVAPGIGFGEYGDGHVRLALVENVHRIRQATRNIKEFFRSNAAGAAASKDPAARAALLDPEKAKA from the coding sequence ATGAGCGATTCAGAATTCCACCGGATCAAGCGGCTTCCGCCCTACGTCTTCGCTGAAGTGAACGCCATGAAGGCGCGAGCCCGAGCTGCCGGCGAGGACATCATCGACCTCGGCATGGGCAACCCGGACCAGCCGACGCCCCAGCACATCGTCGACAAGCTGATCGAGGCCGTGCGCGATCCCAAGACGCACCGCTACTCGAACTCCCGCGGCATCCCCGGCCTGCGCAAGGCGCACGCGGCCTATTACAAGCGCCGCTTCAACGTGGACGTCGATCCGGAGTCGGAGTGCATCGTCACCATCGGCTCGAAGGAAGGCTTGGCCAACCTCGCCCAGGCGATCACCAGCCCCGGCGACATCATCCTGGTGCCGAACCCCAGCTACCCGATCCATCCGTTCGGCTTCATCCTGGCCGGCGCCTCGGTGCGCCATCTGCCGGTGGGGCAGGCCAACGGCACCTCCACCGACATCGACAGCTTCATGATCATGCTGGAGCGCGCCGTGCGCCACAGCGTGCCGAAGCCGCTGGCGCTGGTGCTGAACTACCCGTCCAACCCGACGGCGGAGGTGGTCGGCCTCGACTTCTACCGCCCGATCGTCGAGTTCTGCCGCAAGCACGGCATCTACATCCTGTCGGACCTGGCCTACGCCGAGGTCTTCTTCGACGGTGAGCCGCCGCCCTCGATCCTGGAGATCCCGGAGGCGCGCGAGGTGGCCGTCGAGTTCACCTCGATGTCGAAGACCTATTCGATGGCCGGCTGGCGCATCGGCTTCGCCACCGGCAACAAGAAGCTCATCACCGCGCTGGCCCGCATCAAGTCGTATCTGGACTACGGCGCCTTCACGCCGATCCAGGTCGCCGCGACCGCCGCGCTGAACGGCCCGCAGGATTGCGTGGAGCAGGTGCGCACCATGTACCGCCAGCGCCGCGACGTGATGATCGAAGGGCTGGCCTCGGCCGGCTGGACGGTGCCGAGCCCGTCGGCCTCGATGTTCGCCTGGGCGCCGATCCCGGAGCCCTTCGCCCATCTCGGCTCGCTGGAATTCTCCAAGTTGCTGCTGCAGGAGGCCAAGGTGGCCGTGGCGCCGGGCATCGGCTTCGGCGAGTACGGCGACGGCCATGTCCGTCTGGCGCTGGTGGAGAACGTCCACCGCATCCGTCAGGCGACCCGCAACATCAAGGAGTTCTTCCGCTCCAACGCCGCCGGTGCGGCGGCGAGCAAGGACCCGGCGGCGCGCGCCGCCCTCCTCGACCCCGAGAAAGCGAAAGCCTAA
- a CDS encoding homoserine dehydrogenase has protein sequence MSDSHKAGPLNIAVAGLGTVGAGVLKLLERQADLIEQRCGRRIEVVAVSARSRGKDRGVDLSTVEWYDDPVALAAHPGVDVVVELIGGSEGPAKETVELALERGRHVVTANKALLAHHGTALAAKAEAAGLAIGFEAAVAGGIPIIKGLREGLAGNRVSEVHGILNGTCNYILTEMRTTGRDFADVLADAQKLGYAEADPSFDIDGVDAAHKLAILTSVAFGTPVDFQSVHVEGIRHVAAVDFDYADALGYRIKLLGIARRTDHGIEQRVHPCMVPKAAPIAAVDGVFNAVIAQGDFVDRVLFVGRGAGEGPTASAVVADLIDIARGRSTPTFGVPAAQLSEAQPSPMEARRGSYYVRLMVVDRPGVIADVAAAMRDQNVSMEQFLQRGRAPGEAVPVVLTTHDTDEAAMQRALATIAAKESVVEPPRMIRIEQF, from the coding sequence ATGTCCGACTCCCACAAAGCAGGCCCCCTGAACATCGCCGTCGCGGGCCTGGGCACGGTCGGCGCGGGCGTTCTGAAGCTTCTGGAGCGGCAGGCCGACCTGATCGAGCAGCGCTGCGGCCGCCGCATCGAGGTGGTGGCGGTCAGCGCCCGCTCGCGCGGCAAGGACCGTGGCGTCGACCTGTCGACGGTCGAATGGTACGACGATCCGGTGGCGCTCGCCGCCCATCCCGGCGTGGATGTGGTGGTCGAGCTGATCGGCGGGTCCGAGGGGCCGGCGAAGGAGACCGTCGAGCTGGCGCTGGAGCGGGGACGCCACGTCGTCACCGCCAACAAGGCGCTGCTCGCCCATCACGGCACCGCGCTCGCGGCCAAGGCGGAGGCCGCCGGCCTCGCCATCGGCTTCGAGGCGGCGGTGGCCGGCGGCATCCCGATCATCAAGGGGCTGCGCGAGGGGCTGGCGGGCAACCGGGTGTCGGAGGTGCACGGCATCCTCAACGGCACCTGCAACTACATCCTGACCGAGATGCGCACCACCGGCCGCGATTTCGCGGACGTGCTGGCCGACGCGCAGAAGCTGGGCTACGCGGAAGCCGACCCGAGCTTCGACATCGACGGCGTGGACGCGGCTCACAAGCTGGCGATCCTGACCTCGGTGGCCTTCGGCACGCCGGTGGACTTCCAGAGCGTCCATGTCGAGGGCATCCGCCACGTCGCGGCGGTGGACTTCGACTACGCCGACGCGCTCGGCTACCGGATCAAGCTGCTGGGCATCGCCCGGCGCACCGACCACGGGATCGAGCAGCGCGTGCACCCCTGCATGGTGCCGAAGGCAGCACCCATCGCGGCGGTGGACGGCGTGTTCAACGCCGTGATCGCCCAGGGCGATTTCGTGGACCGCGTGCTGTTCGTCGGCCGCGGCGCCGGCGAGGGACCGACGGCCTCGGCCGTGGTCGCCGACCTGATCGACATCGCCCGCGGGCGCTCCACCCCCACCTTCGGCGTGCCGGCGGCCCAGCTTTCCGAGGCCCAGCCGTCCCCGATGGAGGCCCGCCGGGGGTCGTACTACGTACGCCTGATGGTCGTGGACCGCCCCGGCGTGATAGCGGATGTTGCGGCGGCCATGCGCGACCAGAACGTCTCCATGGAGCAGTTCCTGCAGCGCGGGCGCGCCCCCGGCGAAGCGGTGCCGGTGGTCCTGACCACCCATGACACCGACGAGGCGGCCATGCAGCGCGCGCTTGCCACCATCGCCGCCAAGGAGTCGGTGGTCGAGCCGCCGCGCATGATCCGCATCGAACAGTTTTGA
- the glpX gene encoding class II fructose-bisphosphatase: MSVHVDLSGMDRNLALEAVRVTEAAALSASLLMGRGDEKLADQAAVDAMRQALNTLYIDGTVVIGEGERDEAPMLYIGEKVGAGIGRGPKVDIALDPLEGTTICATGGPNSLAVIAMADEGGFLNAPDVYMDKIAVGSGLPEGVVDLDETPANNLKALAKAKGTEVQELLVCILNRPRHAELIARVREAGARIMLINDGDVSGVIATSQVGTGVDMYVGSGGAPEGVLAAAALRCIGGQFQGRLLFRNDDEKARAARWGVKDLNKKYSLTELASGNVMFAATGVTDGAMLRGVRRFPGGATTHSVIMRSKSGTVRYVEAHHNLQRKPAMA; the protein is encoded by the coding sequence ATGTCCGTTCATGTCGACCTGTCCGGTATGGACCGGAACCTGGCTCTGGAAGCCGTACGCGTCACCGAGGCCGCCGCGCTGTCCGCGTCGCTGCTGATGGGCCGCGGTGACGAGAAGCTTGCCGACCAGGCCGCGGTCGACGCCATGCGCCAGGCGCTCAACACCCTCTACATCGACGGCACCGTCGTGATCGGAGAGGGCGAGCGCGACGAGGCGCCCATGCTCTACATCGGCGAGAAGGTCGGCGCCGGCATCGGCCGCGGGCCGAAGGTCGACATCGCGCTCGACCCGCTGGAAGGCACCACCATCTGCGCCACCGGCGGCCCGAACTCGCTGGCCGTCATCGCCATGGCGGACGAGGGCGGCTTCCTGAACGCGCCCGACGTCTACATGGACAAGATCGCCGTCGGCTCCGGCCTGCCGGAAGGCGTGGTCGATCTCGACGAGACCCCGGCCAACAACCTCAAGGCCCTGGCCAAGGCCAAGGGCACCGAGGTGCAGGAGCTGCTGGTCTGCATCCTGAACCGTCCGCGCCACGCCGAGCTGATCGCCCGCGTCCGCGAGGCCGGCGCGCGCATCATGCTGATCAATGACGGCGACGTCTCGGGCGTGATCGCCACCAGCCAGGTCGGCACCGGCGTGGACATGTATGTCGGCTCCGGCGGCGCGCCGGAAGGCGTTCTGGCCGCGGCGGCGCTGCGCTGCATCGGCGGTCAGTTCCAGGGCCGTCTGCTGTTCCGCAACGACGACGAGAAGGCCCGCGCCGCCCGCTGGGGCGTCAAGGACCTGAACAAGAAGTACAGCCTGACCGAGCTGGCCAGCGGCAACGTCATGTTCGCCGCGACCGGCGTGACCGACGGCGCCATGCTGCGCGGCGTGCGCCGCTTCCCCGGCGGCGCGACCACCCATTCGGTGATCATGCGCTCCAAGTCGGGCACCGTGCGCTACGTCGAGGCGCACCACAACCTGCAGCGCAAGCCGGCCATGGCCTGA
- a CDS encoding glycerol dehydrogenase has product MITTAIFPARYVQGNGALDSLGEDLARLGKTVLAVTDGFVLKTLKGRLVDAAAGRVTMDIQEFRGECSDEEIERLVGIARAMGADVVAGIGGGKALDTAKAVAHALDARTAIVPTLASTDAPCSALSVIYTLEGAFKRYLVLPRNPDLVLVDTGVVAGAPVRFLVSGMGDALSTWFEAEDCRIKRGGNMTGRVGPMTAFALARLCYDTLLEYGVLAKSACEQGVVTPALERIVEANTLLSGLGFESGGLAAAHAVHNGLTALEETHHYWHGEKVAFGTLTLLILTDRPPAVLDEVYGFCKVVGLPTTLAEIGLGDVSDERLLLAAERACAEGETIHNEPHEITPQRVLAAMKAADAEGRRRKSL; this is encoded by the coding sequence GGCTTCGTCCTGAAGACGCTGAAAGGCCGGCTGGTCGATGCCGCCGCCGGGCGCGTCACGATGGACATCCAGGAATTCCGCGGCGAATGCTCCGACGAGGAGATCGAGCGGCTGGTCGGCATCGCCCGCGCCATGGGCGCCGACGTCGTGGCCGGCATCGGCGGCGGCAAGGCGCTCGACACCGCCAAGGCGGTCGCCCACGCGCTGGACGCGCGCACCGCCATCGTCCCGACGCTCGCCTCCACCGACGCGCCGTGCAGCGCGCTGTCGGTGATCTACACGCTGGAAGGCGCCTTCAAGCGCTACCTCGTGCTGCCGCGCAACCCCGACCTCGTGCTGGTCGACACCGGCGTGGTGGCGGGTGCCCCGGTGCGCTTCCTCGTCTCCGGCATGGGCGACGCCCTGTCCACCTGGTTCGAGGCGGAGGACTGCCGCATCAAGCGCGGCGGCAACATGACCGGGCGCGTCGGCCCGATGACCGCCTTCGCGCTGGCCCGGCTGTGCTACGACACGCTGCTGGAGTATGGCGTGCTCGCCAAGTCGGCCTGCGAGCAGGGCGTGGTCACCCCGGCGCTGGAGCGCATCGTCGAGGCCAACACGCTGCTGAGCGGGCTGGGCTTCGAGAGCGGCGGGCTGGCGGCGGCGCACGCCGTCCACAACGGCCTGACCGCGTTGGAGGAAACGCACCACTACTGGCACGGCGAGAAGGTCGCCTTCGGCACGCTGACGCTGCTGATCCTGACCGACCGGCCGCCGGCGGTGCTGGACGAGGTCTACGGATTCTGCAAGGTGGTGGGGCTGCCGACGACGCTGGCCGAGATCGGTCTTGGCGACGTGTCGGACGAGCGGCTCCTTCTGGCGGCGGAACGGGCCTGCGCCGAGGGCGAGACCATCCACAACGAGCCGCACGAGATCACACCGCAGCGCGTTCTGGCCGCCATGAAGGCCGCCGACGCCGAAGGGCGGCGGCGGAAGAGCCTATAG